In Rosa chinensis cultivar Old Blush chromosome 1, RchiOBHm-V2, whole genome shotgun sequence, a genomic segment contains:
- the LOC112196745 gene encoding ribosomal RNA small subunit methyltransferase nep-1 — protein MVRPYAVKGKKRKTREEKYDRDEEEAAEQVEEPSKPAMGDENGTQGKEGEQFELEGIPIAPTTDQNPKSGPGVIFILEKASLEIGKVGKTEQLLNSDDHANFLKKKGKNPAHYRPDILHQALLMVLDSPINKAGRLRCVYVKTEDGKLIEIKPYVRIPRTFKRFSGVMLQLLQKLSISAVGKREKLMRMIKNPVTQYLPVNSRKAGLSYSSEKLVSIQKYVAAAENNMDLVFVVGAMAHGKVETDYTDDFVSICSYPLSAAYCITMICQALAGKWNIL, from the exons ATGGTGAGGCCATATGCAGTGAAGGGAAAGAAGCGAAAGACGAGGGAAGAGAAGTATGACAGAGACGAAGAAGAAGCAGCAGAACAAGTAGAGGAACCCAGTAAACCAGCTATGGGTGACGAAAATGGAACACAAGGAAAAGAGGGCGAGCAATTTGAACTTGAGGGCATTCCAATTGCCCCAACTACTGACCAGAACCCGAAAAGCGGACCTGGGGTCATCTTTATCCTTGAGAAAGCTTCTTTGGAAATCGGCAAAGTTGGAAAG ACTGAACAGCTTTTGAATTCTGATGATCACGCAAATTTCTTGAAGAAGAAGGGCAAAAACCCTGCTCATTATAGGCCTGATATCCTTCATCAG GCTCTCCTCATGGTTTTAGATAGCCCGATTAATAAAGCTGGGAGGTTGCGATGTGTGTATGTGAAGACCGAGGATGGTAAACTTATTGAGATTAAACCATATGTTCGTATCCCAAGGACGTTTAAGCGGTTCTCTGGTGTCATGT TGCAGCTGCTACAGAAACTGAGTATATCTGCTGTTGGTAAGCGTGAGAAACTTATGCGTATGATCAAGAACCCTGTGACACAGTATTTACCTGTTAACTCCCGGAAAGCAG GACTCTCGTACAGTTCAGAGAAATTAGTTAGCATTCAAAAATATGTTGCTGCTGCTGAAAACAATATGGACCTTGTTTTTGTG GTTGGTGCAATGGCTCATGGCAAAGTTGAGACGGACTATACTGATGATTTTGTATCAA TTTGTAGCTATCCATTGAGTGCTGCGTACTGTATCACAATGATTTGCCAGGCACTGGCGGGCAAGTGGAATATTTTGTGA